The genomic segment CAAACCACCCTGTAAACAGCCATATTTATCTATTGCCTCTAAAGCATAACTAGAACAACTGGGATAAAATCTACATGTTCCTGGTTTTAAAGGAGAAATAAACTTTTGATAAAATC from the Acetohalobium arabaticum DSM 5501 genome contains:
- the yidD gene encoding membrane protein insertion efficiency factor YidD, whose translation is MLKKLLLILIRFYQKFISPLKPGTCRFYPSCSSYALEAIDKYGCLQGGLMSIKRVLSCHPFHPGGYDPVD